The Arachis hypogaea cultivar Tifrunner chromosome 14, arahy.Tifrunner.gnm2.J5K5, whole genome shotgun sequence genome has a segment encoding these proteins:
- the LOC112798184 gene encoding disease resistance protein RPP13-like yields MADSAVSFLLQKLSQILVDEAKLIAGVENKIRYLTNEFKFIDIFLKSSEGKRSSKIVEEVVKQIRDVAYEVEDLMDIYVANAATHRSRNMLSKLLCCISHVMMLHEVDSEIERIKATINSIYQNKDRYSIGEGEFKCRDDNEELIRRRRRDVEEEEVVGLLDDSSFVLKQLMETGSCCSVVSITGMGGLGKTTLARKIYNKKEVGEVFPFRAWGYVSNDYRVEELLLSLLKCLLSTSEYNGLFEKRHDYDEEEMKEKVKESLRGKKYLVVLDDIWKTQVWDDLQGVFPNDNNGSRILITSRDRDVASYAGTMPPCELSFLDEEESWQLFCKKVFPAQDCHSNLRGLGKELVGSCKGLPLAIIVMAGLAKKGISQREWLKIKGNVNQHCDDENGTRVVDILKLSYDSLPQRLKPCFLYLGIFPEDYEILGRELIKLWIAEGFIQVKEIGNSDVPEPEDIADHYLDELVDRSLVQVASRRSDGGVKTCRIHDHLRDLCISEGKADKFLEVRRGSNIPHPAGISNSRKLSIHCTTDFSWHTRNTGNQSCTRSLFFFAHGKRVQNLTLKDFKLARIMYLTNVLGWRIVVPIPNDLKTMIHLRYLRIDSWVKSIPDFIYNLYNLEVIELWSKSILIFSSKLWKLKRLRHLRARPFRLALQGMSSENGKTMPNLQTLLLIHIDPQLESMIRNGSFPNLKKLGLVQWGEDNGDRYSVRELQCLQCLKSLGKLRISGTSKLSSEASVFPPNLTKVTLNRVRRFDSSCMRVLGKLPKLQILKIRGPEIVRGSHDIHFAIEEFPCLQVFKMIWMSHVVTWTLDKGAMPSLQYLVIDCSYLKQLPQELWSLATLQKVHVIQPHSELRNSLQHVVLNNGCKLIFS; encoded by the coding sequence ATGGCTGATAGTGCTGTTTCCTTCCTGCTACAGAAGTTGTCACAGATTCTTGTTGATGAAGCAAAACTTATTGCAGGAGTGGAGAACAAAATCAGATACCTCACAAATGAGTTTAAGTTTATAGATATCTTCCTAAAGAGTAGTGAGGGAAAACGCAGCAGCAAGATAGTTGAAGAAGTGGTAAAGCAGATCAGAGATGTTGCCTATGAAGTTGAGGATTTGATGGACATCTATGTTGCCAACGCCGCGACACACAGAAGCAGAAACATGTTGAGCAAATTACTCTGCTGCATAAGCCATGTGATGATGCTTCATGAGGTAGATTCTGAGATAGAAAGGATCAAAGCTACTATTAATAGTATCTATCAAAACAAGGATAGATACAGCATTGGAGAAGGAGAGTTCAAGTGTAGAGATGACAATGAAGAATTGAttcgtagaagaagaagagatgtagaggaagaagaagtggttggaTTGCTTGACGACTCGAGCTTTGTCCTTAAACAGCTCATGGAAACAGGTTCATGCTGCAGTGTTGTTTCTATAACCGGTATGGGGGGATTGGGAAAGACTACACTTGCTAGAAAGATCTATAATAAGAAGGAAGTTGGAGAGGTTTTTCCTTTTCGCGCATGGGGTTATGTGTCCAATGACTATAGAGTTGAGGAGCTTCTTCTGAGCCTTCTCAAGTGCTTGCTATCCACCTCTGAATACAATGGTTTATTTGAGAAGAGGCATGattatgatgaagaagaaatgaaaGAGAAAGTGAAGGAGAGTTTGAGGGGGAAGAAATATCTTGTGGTGCTGGATGACATTTGGAAAACACAAGTTTGGGATGATTTGCAAGGAGTCTTTCCAAATGACAACAATGGCAGCAGAATACTGATAACTAGTCGCGATAGAGACGTGGCTTCCTACGCCGGTACAATGCCTCCCTGCGAACTTTCCTTCTTGGATGAAGAAGAAAGTTGGCAGCTCTTTTGTAAGAAGGTGTTTCCGGCGCAGGATTGCCACTCTAATCTAAGAGGTTTAGGTAAGGAGTTAGTTGGAAGTTGTAAAGGGTTACCACTTGCAATCATAGTGATGGCAGGACTTGCCAAGAAAGGCATATCACAAAGAGAGTGGTTGAAAATCAAAGGTAATGTGAATCAACATTGTGATGATGAAAATGGGACTAGAGTTGTTGATATTCTAAAACTTAGCTATGATAGCTTGCCTCAAAGATTGAAGCCTTGTTTTTTGTATCTTGGAATCTTCCCTGAAGACTATGAGATTCTTGGCAGAGAACTAATCAAGCTGTGGATAGCTGAAGGGTTCATACAAGTAAAAGAAATCGGAAACTCAGATGTGCCAGAACCAGAAGATATTGCAGACCACTATTTAGATGAGTTGGTGGATCGTAGCTTGGTACAAGTGGCAAGCAGAAGGAGTGATGGAGGTGTGAAAACATGTCGAATCCACGACCACCTCCGTGACCTCTGCATATCAGAGGGAAAGGCTGATAAGTTCTTGGAGGTTCGCCGAGGATCAAACATCCCTCACCCTGCTGGGATAAGCAATTCTAGAAAGTTGTCCATACATTGCACAACAGATTTTTCTTGGCATACAAGAAACACAGGTAATCAATCTTGCACtcgttctttgtttttctttgctCATGGAAAGAGGGTCCAGAATCTTACACTGAAAGATTTCAAGTTGGCTCGCATAATGTATCTTACAAATGTATTAGGATGGAGAATAGTTGTTCCAATACCTAATGATTTGAAAACCATGATTCATCTAAGGTACCTGAGAATAGATTCCTGGGTTAAAAGCATCCCAGATTTTATATACAACCTCTATAACCTGGAAGTAATAGAGTTATGGAGTAAAAGCATACTAATCTTCTCTAGTAAACTATGGAAGCTTAAGAGGCTAAGACATTTGCGCGCGCGGCCATTTAGACTTGCATTACAAGGTATGTCAAGTGAAAATGGTAAAACAATGCCGAATCTGCAAACCCTCTTGCTGATTCATATTGATCCACAATTGGAATCCATGATAAGAAATGGAAGCTTTCCCAACCTGAAGAAACTTGGTTTGGTTCAATGGGGTGAAGATAATGGTGACAGATATTCAGTGCGCGAATTACAATGCTTGCAATGCCTAAAGAGTCTTGGCAAACTTAGAATATCTGGCACATCAAAGCTTTCATCAGAGGCAAGTGTTTTTCCACCAAATCTTACCAAGGTTACTTTGAATCGTGTCAGACGATTCGACTCGAGTTGCATGAGAGTTCTTGGAAAGCTTCCTAAACTCCAAATCTTGAAAATAAGGGGTCCTGAAATTGTTAGAGGATCTCATGACATTCATTTTGCCATTGAAGAGTTCCCATGCCTTCAAGTTTTTAAGATGATTTGGATGTCTCATGTGGTAACTTGGACATTAGACAAAGGAGCAATGCCTAGTCTTCAATATTTGGTCATAGACTGCTCCTATTTGAAGCAGCTTCCTCAAGAACTATGGTCCTTAGCTACTTTACAAAAAGTCCATGTTATTCAACCACATTCTGAATTGAGAAACAGTCTCCAACATGTTGTGCTCAACAATGGCTGTAAACTCATTTTCTCTTGA
- the LOC112798191 gene encoding epsin-3-like: MTSPLIHEIKRQASHFFKEKIKSARLVLTDVTPIELMTEEATNGNPWPPDTRIMQVISRAAFEVDEYYRVVEILHCRLLKFNKGYWRASYKALILLEHLLTHGPLRVFEEFQCDIDAIEEIGEFQYIDEKGFNWGLSVRKLSERILKLLRSKEFYKEERARARELSRGIQGFGSFNRQSSVIDEGMNDLSSKIYYGRCNSNYEEYGFASFGREQNALDGNKRDNQVHENKDSKLLEDNMKEHPFIMDQEKLTSASLLSIVQ, encoded by the exons ATGACCTCTCCTCTTATTCATGAAATCAAAAGGCAAGCTTCTCACTTCTTCAAAGAGAAGATTAAAAGTGCTAGGCTTGTTCTCACAGATGTTACACCTATAGAATT AATGACAGAAGAAGCCACAAATGGAAATCCATGGCCACCAGATACTCGTATCATGCAAGTGATTTCACGTGCAGCTTTTGAAGTTGATGAATACTATAGAGTTGTGGAGATTTTACATTGCAG ATTGTTGAAATTTAATAAAGGCTATTGGAGAGCCTCATACAAGGCTCTAATATTACTGGAACATCTTCTAACTCATGGACCTCTGAGGGTATTTGAGGAATTTCAATGTGATATAGATGCTATTGAAGAGATTGGAGAGTTTCAATACATTGATGAAAAAGG GTTCAACTGGGGTTTGAGTGTGAGAAAATTATCAGAGAGGATATTGAAGCTCTTAAGAAGCAAGGAATTCTACAAAGAAGAAAGAGCAAGAGCGCGCGAGCTTTCTCGTGGGATCCAAGGTTTTGGAAGTTTTAACAGACAAAGCTCTGTGATCGATGAAGGGATGAATGACTTGAGTTCAAAGATTTATTATGGGAGGTGTAATTCTAACTATGAAGAATATGGTTTTGCAAGCTTTGGAAGGGAACAGAATGCTTTGGATGGAAACAAAAGAGATAACCAAGTTCATGAAAACAAGGATTCAAAGCTCCTAGAAGATAACATGAAAGAACACCCTTTTATTATGGATCAAGAGAAACTCACTTCAGCATCCTTGCTTTCTATTGTACAATAA